A single region of the Scyliorhinus canicula chromosome 31, sScyCan1.1, whole genome shotgun sequence genome encodes:
- the LOC119958921 gene encoding histone H4-like: MSGRGKGGKGLGKGGAKRHRKVLRDNIQGITKPAIRRLARRGGVKRISGLIYEETRGLLKVFLENVIRDAVTYTEHAKRKTVTAMDVVYALKRQGRTLYGFGG; the protein is encoded by the coding sequence ATGTCTGGCAGAGGGAAAGGAGGCAAAGGACTGGGCAAAGGCGGAGCAAAGCGGCACCGCAAAGTGCTTCGTGATAACATCCAGGGCATCACCAAACCAGCAATCCGCCGCCTGGCTCGCCGTGGCGGGGTCAAGCGCATCTCGGGTTTGATCTATGAGGAGACTCGCGGGCTGCTGAAGGTTTTCCTGGAGAATGTGATCAGGGACGCCGTCACCTACACTGAACACGCCAAGCGCAAGACGGTCACTGCCATGGATGTGGTTTACGCTCTGAAACGCCAGGGCCGCACTCTCTATGGATTCGGCGGCTGA